From Corallococcus macrosporus, the proteins below share one genomic window:
- a CDS encoding enoyl-CoA hydratase-related protein, producing the protein MPEFKVDARGAIEIWTIDGESRRNAISRAMHRELDALVARVSSGRAVRAVILTGAGDKAFCAGADLKERTTMSEDEVRAFLNGLRVTLRAIEKSDCVFIAAINGAAFGGGTELALACDLRIASPATEMGLTEVKLGIIPGGGGTQRLSRLIGPGRAKDLILSARRVNAAEAFSIGLVNRLAPEGHLLEVAFQLAEAVVDNAPVAVATAKHAIDEGTGLELDDALALELKKYEEVLKTEDRLEGLRAFAEKRPPVYKGR; encoded by the coding sequence ATGCCTGAGTTCAAGGTCGACGCGCGCGGCGCCATCGAGATCTGGACCATCGACGGCGAGAGCCGCCGCAACGCCATCAGCCGCGCGATGCACCGGGAGCTGGACGCGCTCGTGGCCCGCGTGTCCTCCGGCCGCGCGGTGCGCGCCGTCATCCTCACCGGCGCGGGCGACAAGGCCTTCTGCGCGGGCGCGGACCTGAAGGAGCGCACCACCATGTCGGAGGACGAGGTGCGCGCCTTCCTCAACGGCCTGCGCGTCACCCTGCGCGCCATCGAGAAGAGCGACTGCGTCTTCATCGCCGCCATCAACGGCGCGGCCTTCGGCGGCGGCACGGAGCTGGCCCTGGCGTGCGACCTGCGCATCGCCTCGCCCGCCACGGAGATGGGCCTCACGGAGGTGAAGCTGGGCATCATCCCCGGCGGCGGCGGCACGCAGCGGCTCTCGCGGCTCATTGGCCCGGGGCGCGCCAAGGACCTCATCCTCAGCGCCCGGCGCGTGAACGCGGCGGAGGCCTTCAGCATCGGCCTGGTGAACCGGCTGGCCCCGGAAGGGCACCTGCTGGAGGTCGCCTTCCAACTGGCGGAGGCCGTCGTGGACAACGCCCCCGTGGCCGTGGCCACCGCGAAGCACGCCATCGACGAGGGCACCGGCCTGGAGCTGGATGACGCGCTGGCGCTGGAGCTCAAGAAGTACGAGGAGGTGCTCAAGACGGAGGACCGGCTGGAAGGGCTCCGCGCCTTCGCGGAGAAGCGTCCCCCTGTCTATAAAGGCCGCTAG
- a CDS encoding peptidylprolyl isomerase: MSFMEQARAGTELFGTFTTTEGRIVVRLFSKDSPRTVENFVGLATGEKDWTDPVTFKVQHGRPLYDGTLFFRCIKDFMIQGGDPTSRGNGGPGFRFEDEFQSGRRFDRKGLLAMGNTGPNTNGSQFFITAAPQPHLDNRYTIFGEVVEGQDVVDRIANELPKDSSDRPRRDVRIQTLTISTARPS, translated from the coding sequence ATGAGCTTCATGGAGCAGGCCCGCGCGGGCACGGAGCTGTTCGGAACCTTCACCACGACGGAGGGGCGCATCGTCGTGCGTCTGTTCTCCAAGGACTCACCCCGGACGGTGGAGAACTTCGTGGGGCTGGCCACCGGGGAGAAGGACTGGACGGACCCGGTGACGTTCAAGGTGCAGCACGGCCGCCCGCTCTACGACGGGACGCTCTTCTTCCGCTGCATCAAGGACTTCATGATTCAGGGCGGGGACCCGACCAGCCGGGGAAACGGTGGCCCGGGCTTCCGTTTCGAGGATGAGTTCCAGAGTGGCCGGCGTTTCGACAGGAAGGGCCTGCTGGCCATGGGCAACACCGGCCCGAACACCAACGGCAGTCAGTTCTTCATCACCGCCGCGCCGCAGCCCCACCTGGACAACCGCTACACCATCTTTGGCGAGGTGGTGGAGGGCCAGGACGTGGTGGACCGCATCGCCAACGAGCTTCCCAAGGATTCAAGCGACCGCCCCCGCCGGGACGTGCGCATCCAGACGTTGACCATCTCCACGGCGCGGCCGTCGTAA
- a CDS encoding YtxH domain-containing protein: protein MFRAKKATWQAKALAKSKLYRQFLAHQLLDQLPEYADKAGKVARKSWDNFDADDALRYVGLTTYKPARSGMGGLGAFLLGAAAGSIVALLMAPSRGTELRTTVKDKAMGYINKQGVNIGGEKTASA from the coding sequence ATGTTCAGAGCGAAGAAGGCGACGTGGCAGGCGAAGGCTTTGGCCAAGAGCAAGCTGTACCGCCAGTTCCTGGCGCACCAACTGCTCGACCAGCTCCCCGAGTACGCGGACAAGGCGGGCAAGGTCGCCCGTAAGTCCTGGGACAACTTCGACGCGGACGACGCGCTGCGCTATGTGGGATTGACGACGTACAAGCCGGCGCGCTCGGGGATGGGCGGCCTGGGGGCGTTCCTGCTGGGCGCCGCCGCGGGCAGCATCGTGGCCCTGCTGATGGCCCCGAGCCGCGGCACGGAGCTGCGCACCACCGTCAAGGACAAGGCGATGGGCTACATCAACAAGCAGGGCGTGAACATCGGCGGCGAGAAGACCGCGAGCGCCTGA
- a CDS encoding acyl-CoA dehydrogenase family protein, with the protein MDFELPESHRALQASLREFCERRVKPYAREWDKDEKFPMEVVKELGQLGVLGMLVSEEYGGAAMDSLAVAVAVEEIARYDGSLALTVASHNGLGTSHVRVFGNKAQHQRYLPKLATGEYLGAWGLTEPGSGSDASGMRTTAVKKGNKWVLNGAKMFITQGTVGDVFVVLALTSPEKRQKGITAFVLEKGLPGFSQRSIHGKLGMRSSDTAELILENVEVGDDAIVGEVDRGFIDTLKILDKGRITIGALSVGLLRGALEESVAYSKDRTAFGQPIGEFQGLRWMMADMKTELEAARLLVHRAARLADAGQPYSQAASMAKLFASEAAMRGCNKAVQIHGGYGYTREFPVERYLRDAKLCEIGEGTSEIQRTIIARETFKGA; encoded by the coding sequence ATGGACTTCGAACTTCCTGAAAGCCACCGCGCCCTCCAGGCCTCCCTCCGTGAATTCTGCGAACGCCGCGTGAAGCCGTACGCGCGCGAGTGGGACAAGGACGAGAAGTTCCCCATGGAGGTGGTGAAGGAGCTGGGCCAGTTGGGCGTGCTGGGCATGCTCGTCTCCGAGGAGTACGGCGGGGCGGCCATGGACTCGCTCGCCGTGGCGGTGGCCGTGGAGGAGATCGCCCGCTACGACGGCTCGCTCGCCCTCACGGTGGCCAGCCACAACGGCCTGGGCACCAGCCACGTGCGCGTCTTCGGCAACAAGGCGCAGCACCAGCGCTACCTGCCCAAGCTCGCCACCGGCGAGTACCTGGGCGCGTGGGGCCTCACCGAGCCGGGATCCGGCTCGGACGCGTCCGGCATGCGCACCACCGCCGTGAAGAAGGGCAACAAGTGGGTGCTCAACGGCGCGAAGATGTTCATCACCCAGGGCACGGTGGGTGACGTGTTCGTGGTGCTGGCGCTCACGTCGCCGGAGAAGCGCCAGAAGGGCATCACCGCCTTCGTGCTGGAGAAGGGCCTCCCCGGCTTCAGCCAGCGCTCCATCCACGGGAAGCTGGGCATGCGCTCGTCGGACACGGCGGAGCTCATCCTCGAGAACGTGGAGGTCGGTGACGACGCCATCGTGGGCGAGGTCGACCGCGGCTTCATCGACACGCTGAAGATCCTCGACAAGGGCCGCATCACCATCGGCGCACTGTCGGTGGGCCTGCTGCGCGGCGCGCTGGAGGAGTCGGTGGCGTACTCCAAGGACCGCACCGCGTTCGGCCAGCCCATCGGCGAGTTCCAGGGCCTGCGCTGGATGATGGCGGACATGAAGACGGAGCTGGAGGCGGCGCGCCTGCTGGTGCACCGCGCGGCGCGGCTCGCGGACGCGGGCCAGCCGTACTCGCAGGCCGCGTCCATGGCCAAGCTCTTCGCGTCGGAAGCGGCCATGCGCGGCTGCAACAAGGCGGTGCAGATCCACGGCGGCTACGGCTACACGCGCGAGTTCCCGGTGGAGCGCTACCTGCGTGACGCCAAGCTCTGTGAGATTGGCGAGGGCACGAGCGAAATCCAGCGCACCATCATCGCCCGCGAGACCTTCAAAGGGGCCTGA
- the rnc gene encoding ribonuclease III — translation MTLAERVQALEARLGVQFSKRDLALEALTHKTYVNENRDQNLKDNQRLEFLGDAVVDLAVSHRLMDRCPGVPEGELTKMRARIVHEEGLARVARSLRLGELLLLGRGESQSGGRDKNSLLADALEAVLGAVYLSGGLEPALALVDRCFGELVEEVASGAGRLDYKTLLQELSHEKLKLSPRYRVVSETGPEHSKVFEVEVCIGEAVYARATGRNKKEAEQAAARTTLERLKAEAAAEPPVVVAPVPGGPSPDDPPA, via the coding sequence ATGACCCTGGCGGAGCGGGTGCAGGCCCTGGAGGCGCGCCTGGGCGTGCAGTTCTCCAAGCGCGACCTGGCCCTGGAAGCGCTCACGCACAAGACGTACGTCAACGAGAACCGCGACCAGAACCTCAAGGACAACCAGCGCCTGGAGTTCCTGGGCGACGCCGTCGTGGACCTGGCCGTGAGCCACCGGCTGATGGACCGCTGCCCCGGCGTCCCCGAAGGCGAGCTCACCAAGATGCGCGCCCGCATCGTCCACGAGGAGGGCCTGGCCCGCGTGGCCCGGAGCCTGCGCCTGGGCGAGCTGCTGCTGCTGGGCCGGGGCGAGTCCCAGTCCGGCGGCCGCGACAAGAACTCGCTGCTCGCGGACGCGCTGGAGGCCGTGCTGGGCGCCGTCTACCTCAGCGGCGGCCTGGAGCCGGCGCTGGCGCTGGTGGACCGCTGCTTCGGGGAGCTGGTGGAGGAGGTGGCCTCCGGCGCCGGCCGCCTGGACTACAAGACGCTCCTCCAGGAGCTGTCCCACGAGAAGCTCAAGCTGTCGCCGCGCTACCGGGTGGTGTCGGAGACGGGCCCCGAGCACTCCAAGGTGTTCGAGGTGGAGGTGTGCATCGGGGAGGCGGTGTACGCCCGCGCCACCGGCCGGAACAAGAAGGAGGCCGAGCAGGCAGCCGCTCGCACCACGCTGGAGCGCCTGAAGGCGGAGGCCGCCGCGGAGCCCCCGGTCGTGGTGGCACCCGTCCCGGGAGGTCCTTCACCGGACGACCCTCCGGCGTGA
- a CDS encoding TIM44-like domain-containing protein: MSSCPTTNRPWRWLPGLLTVSTLLVLALPLVALARGGGGEHYTSGRDRGGGGGGGDGLPLWLIFDLLRILFLYPKVTIPLLIIGGGLYWLYKRNLHPDATTRRALDQREAEARTEVSGRDVQGWVNALKLKDPSFELEPTLEKVRWLFIELQKSWFRRDMTPVRPFLSDATWQRFNVQLALMQAQGVRDALADMKVLDVQLIGLHQTQWYDSIHVRVRASIRDTDVPANQTDAQAMAAASKVAPETFTEVWTFVRKPGAQTRIGEDLFQGKCPNCGAPYKGGASNTCEFCNAVVNSGNYDWTLSEITQGVEHVRHHKQVDGLMQAREADPALNLEMLEDRASLLFWKWIDAQSRNETQRLSKVANADALTKLDAELGQLAKQGRRRVFLECAVGAVDVRALEVHPESFDEAQVEIRWSARMGIGPVNEKPPSLPTVPQRWVFTLVRRHGAKTNTDTGMSTDRCPQCNAPTTNSAANTCEFCGTVLGNGERDWVLASALPFESWNVHHARRSTAQAERYQQRRQAERGTMAPPPVGMDAGGRGDTDGDRVVTDVKERERLLYMMASIAAADGEVSSAERRLLKLCAERWSVSWANVEMALNAGPQLFERLVPRGSPEAEVFLRHIVDMALVDGRIDRKERRMLQIAAQHLGLEEQLTAMLGDR; encoded by the coding sequence ATGTCTTCGTGCCCAACGACGAACCGCCCGTGGCGGTGGCTGCCCGGACTGCTCACCGTCTCCACCCTGCTCGTGCTCGCCCTGCCCCTCGTGGCCCTGGCGCGCGGCGGCGGCGGCGAGCACTACACCTCCGGACGCGACCGGGGCGGGGGCGGCGGTGGGGGGGACGGCCTGCCCCTCTGGCTGATCTTCGACCTCCTCCGGATCCTCTTCCTGTATCCGAAGGTGACCATTCCCCTGCTCATCATCGGCGGCGGGCTCTACTGGCTCTACAAGCGCAACCTGCACCCGGACGCCACCACCCGGCGCGCGTTGGATCAGCGCGAGGCGGAGGCGCGCACGGAGGTGTCCGGCCGCGACGTGCAGGGCTGGGTGAACGCGCTGAAGCTCAAGGACCCGTCCTTCGAGCTGGAGCCCACGCTGGAGAAGGTGCGCTGGCTCTTCATCGAATTGCAGAAGTCGTGGTTCCGCCGGGACATGACGCCGGTGCGCCCCTTCCTGTCGGACGCGACGTGGCAGCGCTTCAACGTGCAGCTGGCGCTGATGCAGGCGCAGGGCGTGCGGGACGCGCTCGCGGACATGAAGGTGCTGGACGTACAGCTCATCGGCCTGCACCAGACGCAGTGGTACGACAGCATCCACGTGCGCGTGCGCGCCAGCATCCGCGACACGGACGTGCCCGCGAACCAGACGGATGCGCAGGCCATGGCCGCCGCCAGCAAGGTGGCCCCGGAGACGTTCACGGAGGTGTGGACCTTCGTGCGCAAGCCGGGCGCGCAGACGCGCATTGGCGAGGACCTGTTCCAGGGCAAGTGCCCCAACTGCGGCGCGCCCTACAAGGGCGGCGCGTCCAACACCTGCGAGTTCTGCAACGCGGTGGTGAACTCCGGCAACTACGACTGGACGCTCTCTGAAATCACCCAGGGCGTGGAGCACGTGCGCCACCACAAGCAGGTGGACGGCCTGATGCAGGCGCGCGAGGCGGACCCCGCGCTCAACCTGGAGATGCTGGAGGACCGCGCGTCGCTCCTGTTCTGGAAGTGGATCGACGCTCAGAGCCGCAACGAGACGCAGCGCCTGTCCAAGGTCGCCAACGCGGACGCCCTCACCAAGCTGGACGCGGAGCTGGGCCAGCTGGCGAAGCAGGGCCGCCGCCGCGTCTTCCTGGAGTGCGCCGTGGGCGCGGTGGACGTGAGAGCGCTGGAGGTGCACCCGGAGTCCTTCGACGAGGCCCAGGTGGAGATCCGCTGGAGCGCCCGCATGGGGATCGGCCCCGTGAACGAGAAGCCGCCGAGCCTGCCCACGGTGCCGCAGCGCTGGGTCTTCACGCTGGTGCGCCGCCACGGCGCGAAGACGAACACGGACACCGGTATGTCCACGGACCGCTGCCCGCAGTGCAATGCGCCCACGACGAACAGCGCGGCCAACACCTGCGAGTTCTGCGGCACGGTGCTGGGCAACGGCGAGCGGGACTGGGTGCTCGCGTCCGCCCTCCCCTTCGAGTCCTGGAACGTGCACCACGCGCGGCGGTCCACCGCGCAGGCGGAGCGCTACCAGCAGCGGCGCCAGGCCGAGCGCGGCACCATGGCGCCCCCGCCCGTGGGCATGGACGCGGGCGGTCGTGGCGACACCGACGGCGACCGGGTGGTGACGGACGTGAAGGAGCGCGAGCGGCTGCTCTACATGATGGCGTCCATCGCCGCCGCGGACGGCGAGGTCAGCAGCGCCGAGCGCCGCCTGCTCAAGCTGTGCGCGGAGCGCTGGAGCGTGTCGTGGGCCAACGTGGAGATGGCGCTCAACGCCGGGCCCCAGCTCTTCGAGCGCCTGGTGCCGCGCGGCAGCCCGGAGGCGGAGGTGTTCCTGCGCCACATCGTGGACATGGCGCTGGTGGACGGCCGCAT
- the der gene encoding ribosome biogenesis GTPase Der, whose product MKPLVAIVGRPNVGKSTLFNRLVGRRIALVEDQPGVTRDRHYADAEWEGRAFTLIDTGGFVPGEKDTLLKQVREQAQFAVEECDVIVFVVDARAGMTTADEAVANYLRKAGKPVVVAANKLDNESGQMQSLAGEFFRLGLGDVNAMSAEHNLGMGSLMDSVVSKLPEKVEGEDAEAPPDDGKIRVAIIGRPNVGKSTLVNAILKEKRVVTSEVAGTTRDPIDSEVTYKGNELILTDTAGIRRKKTIAHQVEQYSVIAALKVLERSDVAVLLMDATEPAVDQDAKLAGLSMDRGRALVIVVNKWDLIAEDKRRQEAFREDLKIALKFVGYAPVIFTSALHGSKVEKVVDVAVELAKQFRFRAPTPQLNKLLDYMVDNNPAPIVKGKPLRLYYIAQVAAAPPTFALTCNEPQGVPDMYKRYITNQIRKTFDLRVPIRLLFRERPGKAKREARKKPHLAGKGGKGGKRAGRD is encoded by the coding sequence ATGAAGCCGCTGGTCGCCATTGTCGGTCGCCCCAACGTGGGCAAGAGCACGCTGTTCAACCGCCTGGTGGGCCGGCGCATCGCGCTCGTCGAGGACCAGCCCGGCGTCACCCGCGACCGGCACTACGCCGACGCGGAGTGGGAGGGCCGCGCCTTCACCCTCATCGACACGGGCGGCTTCGTCCCCGGTGAGAAGGACACGCTGCTCAAGCAGGTGCGCGAGCAGGCCCAGTTCGCGGTGGAGGAGTGCGACGTCATCGTCTTCGTGGTGGATGCCCGCGCGGGCATGACGACCGCGGACGAGGCCGTCGCCAACTACCTGCGCAAGGCGGGCAAGCCCGTCGTCGTCGCGGCCAACAAGCTGGACAACGAGTCCGGGCAGATGCAGTCGCTGGCCGGCGAGTTCTTCCGCCTGGGCCTGGGCGACGTGAACGCCATGTCCGCCGAGCACAACCTGGGCATGGGCAGCCTGATGGACTCCGTCGTGTCCAAGCTCCCGGAGAAGGTGGAGGGCGAGGACGCGGAGGCGCCGCCGGACGACGGGAAGATCCGCGTGGCCATCATCGGCCGGCCCAACGTGGGCAAGAGCACCCTGGTCAACGCCATCCTCAAGGAGAAGCGCGTCGTCACCAGCGAGGTCGCCGGCACCACGCGTGACCCCATCGACTCGGAAGTCACCTACAAGGGCAACGAGCTCATCCTCACGGACACCGCGGGCATCCGGCGCAAGAAGACCATCGCGCACCAGGTGGAGCAGTACTCCGTCATCGCGGCGCTGAAGGTGTTGGAGCGCAGCGACGTGGCGGTGCTGCTGATGGACGCCACGGAGCCGGCGGTGGATCAGGACGCCAAGCTGGCGGGCCTGTCCATGGACCGGGGCCGCGCGCTGGTCATCGTGGTGAACAAGTGGGACCTCATCGCGGAGGACAAGCGCCGCCAGGAGGCCTTCCGCGAGGACCTGAAAATCGCCCTGAAGTTCGTGGGCTACGCGCCGGTCATCTTCACGTCCGCCCTCCACGGCTCCAAGGTGGAGAAGGTGGTGGACGTGGCGGTGGAGCTGGCCAAGCAGTTCCGCTTCCGGGCGCCCACCCCGCAGCTCAACAAGCTGCTGGACTACATGGTGGACAACAACCCGGCGCCCATCGTGAAGGGCAAGCCGCTGCGCCTGTACTACATCGCCCAGGTGGCGGCGGCGCCGCCGACGTTCGCCCTCACGTGCAACGAGCCGCAGGGCGTGCCGGACATGTACAAGCGGTACATCACCAACCAGATCCGCAAGACGTTCGACCTGCGGGTCCCCATCCGCCTGCTCTTCCGCGAGCGTCCAGGCAAGGCCAAGCGCGAGGCGCGCAAGAAGCCGCACCTGGCGGGCAAGGGTGGCAAGGGTGGGAAGCGCGCGGGGCGCGACTGA
- the era gene encoding GTPase Era, with the protein MASQSQKKTPRAGFAALIGRPNVGKSTLLNALTGEKIAIVSPKPQTTRNRILGVVTRPEGQVAFIDTPGIHQAKGELNRYMVEAAISAAEEVDLVLFLIEPPQGETLDVTPGNRAILERLQKVGKPTFLVINKIDSIPKAKLLPLIALYGQEFPFAEVVPISAREKDGVEHLFQVVLGHLPEGEPIFAEDMLTDQQERVLVAEYIREQVLRHCRQEIPYSTAVLVDVFDESEREPRPGTPPGQLGGLIRIAASIYVERDSQKAILIGKQGQMLKLIGTDARKSVQRLLGAHVYLDLRVRVEARWSERAAGLRKLGYE; encoded by the coding sequence ATGGCCTCTCAGTCCCAGAAGAAGACCCCTCGCGCTGGCTTCGCCGCGCTCATCGGCCGGCCCAACGTGGGCAAGAGCACGCTGCTCAACGCGCTCACCGGCGAGAAGATCGCCATCGTCTCGCCCAAGCCGCAGACCACCCGCAACCGCATCCTGGGCGTGGTGACGCGCCCGGAAGGGCAGGTGGCGTTCATCGACACGCCCGGCATCCACCAGGCCAAGGGAGAGCTCAACCGCTACATGGTGGAGGCCGCCATCTCCGCGGCCGAGGAGGTGGACCTGGTCCTCTTCCTCATCGAGCCGCCCCAGGGCGAGACGCTGGACGTGACGCCGGGCAACCGCGCCATCCTCGAGCGGCTGCAGAAGGTGGGCAAGCCCACCTTCCTGGTCATCAACAAGATCGACTCCATCCCCAAGGCGAAGCTGCTGCCGCTCATCGCCCTCTACGGCCAGGAGTTCCCCTTCGCGGAGGTGGTGCCCATCTCCGCGCGGGAGAAGGACGGCGTGGAGCACCTGTTCCAGGTCGTGCTGGGCCACCTGCCGGAGGGCGAGCCCATCTTCGCGGAGGACATGCTCACGGATCAGCAGGAGCGCGTCCTCGTCGCCGAGTACATCCGCGAGCAGGTCCTGCGGCACTGCCGCCAGGAGATCCCTTACTCCACCGCGGTGCTGGTGGACGTGTTCGACGAGTCCGAGCGCGAGCCGCGCCCCGGCACGCCCCCCGGCCAGCTGGGCGGCCTCATCCGCATCGCGGCGTCCATCTACGTGGAGCGCGACAGCCAGAAGGCCATCCTGATTGGCAAGCAGGGGCAGATGCTGAAGCTCATCGGCACGGACGCGCGCAAGTCGGTGCAGCGCCTGCTGGGCGCGCACGTGTACCTGGACCTGCGCGTGCGCGTGGAGGCCCGCTGGAGCGAGCGCGCCGCCGGTTTGAGGAAGCTGGGTTACGAGTGA
- a CDS encoding acyl-CoA carboxylase subunit beta, giving the protein MSSDQTLLEKIAQVEKGGAPKYHAKNAETGKLFARERIRLLVDADSFVEDGKLANNLDPELPSDGVITGMGRIDGRPVAIMANDSTVKAGSWGARTVEKILRIQETARAQRCPLLYLVDSAGARITDQVEMFPGRRGAGRIFYNEVHLSGFVPQICLLFGPSAAGGAYIPAFCDLVIMVEGNASMYLGSPRMAEMVIGEKVTLEEMGGAKMHCSVSGVGDVLVKTEQDAIAAAKQYLAFFPENFAKAPPQVPVKAPKHSGKRVDEIVPPDQNKPFDMHALITELIDEGSWFEVKKLFAQELITGLARIGGRPVGIVANQPKYKGGVLFVDSADKAARFIWLCDAFNIPLLYLSDVPGFMIGTKVERAGIIRAGAKMISAVSEASVPRICVVVRKAYGAGLYAMSGPGFAPEATLALPQAMIAVMGPEAAVNAVYFNKIQELPEAERPAYVQKLRDEYKQDVDIYKLASELIIDAVIPGDSLRGELLQRYSLYADRFQPRAEKKHGVHPV; this is encoded by the coding sequence ATGTCCTCAGACCAGACACTGCTCGAGAAGATCGCCCAGGTGGAGAAGGGCGGCGCGCCCAAGTACCACGCGAAGAACGCGGAGACCGGCAAGCTCTTCGCGCGCGAACGCATCCGCCTGCTCGTGGACGCGGACTCCTTCGTGGAGGACGGCAAGCTCGCCAACAACCTGGACCCGGAGCTGCCCTCCGACGGCGTCATCACCGGCATGGGCCGCATCGATGGCCGCCCGGTGGCCATCATGGCCAACGACTCCACGGTGAAGGCCGGCAGCTGGGGCGCGCGCACGGTGGAGAAGATCCTCCGCATCCAGGAGACGGCGAGGGCGCAGCGCTGCCCCCTCTTGTACCTGGTGGACAGCGCGGGTGCGCGCATCACGGATCAGGTGGAGATGTTCCCCGGCCGCCGCGGCGCGGGCCGCATCTTCTACAACGAGGTCCACCTGTCGGGCTTCGTCCCGCAGATCTGCCTGCTCTTCGGCCCGTCCGCCGCGGGCGGCGCGTACATCCCCGCGTTCTGCGACCTGGTCATCATGGTGGAGGGCAACGCCTCCATGTACCTGGGCAGCCCGCGCATGGCGGAGATGGTCATCGGTGAGAAGGTCACGCTGGAGGAGATGGGCGGCGCGAAGATGCACTGCTCCGTGTCCGGCGTGGGCGACGTGCTGGTGAAGACGGAGCAGGACGCCATCGCCGCGGCGAAGCAGTACCTGGCCTTCTTCCCGGAGAACTTCGCCAAGGCCCCGCCCCAGGTGCCGGTGAAGGCCCCCAAGCACAGCGGCAAGCGCGTGGATGAGATCGTCCCGCCGGATCAGAACAAGCCGTTCGACATGCACGCCCTCATCACGGAGCTCATCGACGAGGGCAGCTGGTTCGAGGTGAAGAAGCTCTTCGCGCAGGAGCTGATCACCGGCCTCGCGCGCATTGGCGGCCGTCCGGTCGGCATCGTCGCGAACCAGCCCAAGTACAAGGGCGGCGTGCTCTTCGTGGACAGCGCGGACAAGGCGGCCCGGTTCATCTGGCTGTGTGACGCGTTCAACATCCCGCTGCTGTATCTGTCGGACGTGCCGGGCTTCATGATCGGCACCAAGGTGGAGCGCGCGGGCATCATCCGCGCGGGCGCGAAGATGATCTCCGCGGTGTCGGAGGCCAGCGTGCCGCGCATCTGTGTGGTGGTGCGCAAGGCGTACGGCGCCGGCCTCTACGCCATGAGCGGGCCTGGATTCGCCCCTGAGGCCACGCTGGCGCTGCCCCAGGCGATGATCGCCGTGATGGGCCCGGAGGCGGCGGTGAACGCCGTCTACTTCAACAAGATTCAAGAGCTGCCGGAGGCCGAGCGGCCGGCCTACGTCCAGAAGCTGCGCGACGAGTACAAGCAGGACGTGGACATCTACAAGCTGGCCAGCGAGCTCATCATCGACGCCGTGATTCCCGGCGACTCCCTGCGCGGGGAATTGCTCCAGCGTTATTCGCTTTATGCGGACCGGTTCCAGCCCCGTGCGGAGAAGAAGCACGGCGTCCACCCCGTCTGA
- a CDS encoding peptidylprolyl isomerase: MHRLLGITVALAASAALAAEPAAGPWTKKVQAGKDLYATLKTSQGVITVKLFSKDAPNTVANFVGLATGEKTWTDPKTGEPVKGKPLYAGTVFHRVIPGFMIQGGDPTGTGMGDPGYRFADEFQSGRSFDKPGLLAMANAGPNTNGSQFFITTSMPMQLTGRHTIFGEVVTGYDVVEKIGTVPRSAQDRPQTPVVLETITLSDKAPKKAPAAKPAPATKSAPQ; this comes from the coding sequence ATGCACCGTCTTCTCGGTATCACCGTGGCGCTGGCCGCCTCCGCGGCCCTGGCCGCCGAGCCCGCCGCGGGCCCCTGGACGAAGAAGGTCCAGGCCGGCAAGGACCTCTACGCGACCCTGAAGACGAGCCAGGGCGTCATCACCGTGAAGCTCTTCTCCAAGGATGCGCCCAACACGGTGGCGAACTTCGTGGGTCTGGCCACGGGTGAGAAGACCTGGACCGACCCGAAGACGGGCGAGCCGGTGAAGGGCAAGCCGCTCTACGCGGGCACCGTGTTCCACCGCGTCATCCCGGGCTTCATGATTCAAGGCGGAGACCCCACCGGCACCGGCATGGGTGACCCGGGCTACCGCTTCGCGGACGAGTTCCAGAGCGGCCGCAGCTTCGACAAGCCGGGCCTCCTGGCCATGGCCAACGCCGGGCCCAACACCAACGGCAGCCAGTTCTTCATCACGACCAGCATGCCGATGCAGCTCACCGGCCGTCACACCATCTTCGGCGAGGTCGTCACGGGCTACGACGTGGTGGAGAAGATTGGCACCGTGCCGCGCAGCGCGCAGGACCGCCCGCAGACACCGGTGGTCCTGGAAACGATTACCCTGAGTGACAAGGCGCCGAAGAAGGCCCCTGCCGCCAAGCCGGCTCCCGCCACCAAGAGCGCCCCGCAATGA